GACAGCATGCCGCGTCTCCCGACGCTGGTGGGACATCTCGGAGAGCCAGTTCAAGTCGTGCTTCAGGTGCTTCGCGACTGCGGTCGGAATCGCAGTGCGCTTGCCTTCCGAGTATGAGGATAGCGCGCACTCAATTCCTTGTGCCAACAGAAGGTATGTAAGCTCAGGCACGACCATAGCCATCGATGCTTGATGAAAGTCAGCGATCTGGTTCGTGACTTCCCCCGCGTCGCGCAGGGCGAACAAGGCCTTCACAGCGGACTCGAGAGGCAGCTTGGGCATGCTTCGATATGGAGACAGATATGACACTCTAGACCGAAGTGTCTGCCAGTCGTCCGTGGGTAGCACGGTCTCCGCGTTGGACGTCCAATCCGCAGGCGGACTCACGGGAGCCATGAATAGATCGTGGCCCCGCCCGCTCAAGGGCATTCCCGTTGCATAGATCCAAGCACGGTCAAGCGCTTCGGCGAGATAACAACCATGGATGTAGTGCACTCCATGATCCTCACGTTCCGGCAACTCTCGCGTGAGCGTAACGCGGTACGAGCCACAACGCATCGAGTCGAACCAGTAAACGTTCGGCGTATAGAACTCGCTGAGCGTCCATCCGTCGATTGTAGTCGAGTACGCGTCCGCGCTCCCGCTCACGAGAAGCTTGAGTTCGGGGGGCGAAATGCAGAGTTCACTGGACTTGGACATGAGACGGGACCTGCCACCTAACGACGATTAGACAGCGAATTATGACTGCACGCGGTGCGATAGGCTGCGGCGAGGTGCCTACCTATCACGCTGCGTTACGCCCAATATTCACCGCCGCAGGTCTTTGCGCCAGTTGATGTTGTACGCTCGACCGGCGATCAGGCGGCGGTGTGTTAGGCTGACCGGCGGGGTCTGCATAGCATGGGTGGAGGGCCGAGCCGCGTGCGGAGAGACCCCGTCACGCGCGCCGACGGCGCCCGGGATCAGCGTATCCAGTGGACTGCGAACCCCGCGCCCGCCACGGTTCAACACGTGCGTGTAGATCATCGTCGTCTTCACGTCGCGATGCCCCAGCAGTTCCTGCACGGTCCGGATGTCGTACCCGGCCTCGATCAGGTGCGTGGCAAACGAGTGCCGAAAGGTGTGACAACCGACGCGCTTGTTCAGCGCCGCGATGCGAACGGCATCGGCGACCGCGCGCTGAATCACCGTGGGATGCACATGATGACGCACCCAGTGTGACGTGGCGGGATCGCGGTAGAATCGCGAGGCAGGGAACACCCATTGCCATCGCGCATCCCGCACGGCACTCGGCGATTTCCTCGCGTGCGCGGTGGGGAGCATCACATGACCGCGTCCGGCAGCCAGGTCGCGCCGGTGCAGCACCCGCACGCGTTCCATCTGCACCGCCAATGGCTCAATGAGCGACTCGGGAAGCAGGGTCAGCCGATCGCGCCCACCCTTGCCTTGCCGCACCACCAGCTCGCGGCGGTCGAGATCCACGTCCTTCAGCCGCAACGCGCAGGCCTCGCTCAGCCGCAATCCGGCGCCGTACAACACCATCGCCACGAGCTGCGGCACGCCGCCCATCGCCTCGAGCACCAGTTGCGCCTCGTCGCGGCTCAGCACCGTCGGCACCCGCGCCGGGCGCTCGGCGCGCACCATCGTGTCCAGCCAGCCGACGGTGACGCCGATCACCTCGCGATAGAGGAAGAGCAGCGCCGCCAACGCCTGGTTCTGGGTGGATGCGGCCACCCGCCGCTCCGTGGCGAGATACGAGAGAAACGCGGTCAGCTCGGCCTCGCCCATCTGGCGCGGATGACGGCCACGGTGGAAACGCACATACCGGCGCACCCAGTCGGTGTATGCCGTGACCGTCCGCGGACTGGCATGCCGCAACGCCAGTCGTTCCATCATCACGTCGAGGAGTCGAGGGGCCGGCATAGCTCCACGCTGCATAGCGACGCGCTTCCATCCATCATCCTTTGATTGCGCGTGGAGGCGACCGAACGCGCCGAGGAACCGCACCAAGTCGCCACGCCACACCGCGACAACCCATCGCCGACTATCTTCCCGTCGTCCCCACCCAAACTCCCATGCCCGACGCCACCGACCGCGCCACCCTCCACCAGCACCGCGAACGCGGCGTCCCCGACGACGCGCCGGCCATCCTCGCCGCCGGCATCGTCGCCCACGTGGGCATCGCCGATGACCAGGGGCCAGTGGTCATCCCGATGACCTACCAGTACGACCCGGCCACTCCCGACACGCTGTACCTCCACGGCGCCCACAACAGCCGCCTGATGCAGGCGGTGGCATCGGGCGCCCCGGTCTGCGTCACGGTTACCCTCGTGGATGGCCTGGTCTACTCGAAGACCGCCCTCAACCACTCGGTCAACTACCGCTCCGTCGTCGCCTTCTGCCACGCCGCCGCCACCCAGCCGGACGAGGCGCGCAAGCGCGCTGTCCTCGACGCGATGATCGGCCGCTACTGGCCGGGGCGCGGGCCCGGCGCGGGATACGCCCCGGCGCCGGACGCCCACCTCGACGCCACCGCCTTCGTCGCCCTTCATATAGATGCGATGAGCGCCAAGACGCGCACCGGGGGCTCCAAGGGGCCGGACGATGATGACCCCGCCGTCCCCGGGACGGCCGGCGTGACGGCACTGCGAATCGGCTACTGACGAGGACCAGGAGCGGGACTCCGCAACACGCCCCAAGGCAGTAGTATTCTTGGGTTCCCCCTCTCGTTCATCGCCAACCCGCGTCAATCGTGTCCACCGACTCCCCCAAGCGCGACTTCATCCGCGACATGGTCGCGGCCGACCAGGCGTCCGACAAGTTCGGCCGCCAGATCTGCACGCGCTTCCCGCCGGAGCCGAACGGTTTCCCGCATATCGGCCACGCCAAGTCCATCTGCCTCAACTTCGGCCTCGCGAGGGAGTTCGGCGGGCGCATCCACCTGCGCTTCGACGACACCAACCCGTTCACCGAAGACATCAAGTACGTCGAGGCCATCAAGAAGGACATCCGCTGGCTGGGCTTCGAGTGGGACGCCGAGTACTACGCCTCCGACTACTTCGAACAGCTGTACGACATCGCCGTCCGGCTGATCGAGAAGGGGAAGGCGTATGTCGACAGCGAAACGGAAGACGAGGTGCGCGAGCATCGCGGCACCGTCACCACGCCGGGCACACCGAGCAAGTACCGCGACCGGTCCGTCGCCGAAAATCTTGATCTGCTCGCGCGGATGAAGGCGGGCGAGTTCGCCGATGGCGCGCACGTGCTGCGCGCCAGGATCGACCTCGCGCACCACAACATGATCATGCGCGATCCCATCCTGATGCGGATCGCCCACGCCTCGCACTACCGCCGCGGCGATGCCTGGTGCATCTACCCGCTGTACGACTTCGCGCACGGCCTGAGCGACGCCATCGAGGGCATCACCCACTCGCTCTGCACGCTCGAGTTCAAGGACAACAAGGAGATCTACGACTGGCTGGTGACCGAAGCCGGCTTCGAGAAGCCGCCCGAGCAGACCGAGTTCGCGCGCCTCGTCCTCGACTACACGGTCGTCAGCAAGCGGAAGCTCCTGCGCCTCGTCAACGACGGGCACGTGTCGGGGTGGGATGACCCGCGCCTGCACACGCTCTCGGGGATTCGCCGCCGGGGCGTCACGCCCGAGGCCATCCGCGCCTTCTGCGACAGCGTCGGCATCGCCCGCAAGCCGGCGCGCACCGAGATGTCGGCGTACGAATACCACGTGCGCAACGACCTCAACATGCGCGTGCCGCGCGTCCTCTGCGTGACGAACCCGCTCAAGGTCGTCATCACCAACTATCCCGAGGGCGACGTCGACGCGCTCGACGCCTCGTACTATCCGCACGACGTCCCGCTCACGGGATCGCGCAAGATCCCATTCGCGCGCGAGCTCTACATCGAGCGCGACGACTTCATGGAAGCGCCGCCGAAGAAGTTCTTCCGGCTCGCCCCGGGGCGCGAAGTGCGCCTGCGCTACGGCTACTTCATCACCTGCCAGGACGTCATCAAGGACGCCGCCGGTAACATCGTCGAGCTGCATTGCACCTACGACCCGGCCACGCGCGGCGGCAATGCCCCCGACGGCCGCAAGGTGCAGGGGACCATCCACTGGGTCTCGGCCGCGCACGCCATCGATTGCGAACTGCGCCTCTACGACACGCTCTTCACCGTCCCCGATCCGGACGGACTCCCCGAAGGGCAGGACTTCACGTCGGTGCTCAACCCGAACTCGCTCATCGTGGTGAAGGGGGCGAAAGTCGAGCCGAGCGTGGCCGCCGATCCGATCGGCACCCGCTACCAGTTCGAGCGCACCGGCTACTTCATCAGCGACGAAGACTCCAAGCCCGGCGCGCTGGTGTTCAATCGCACCGTGACGCTCCGCGATTCGTGGGCCAAGGAGGCCGCGAAGTCATGAATTTCCATATCGGCATCATGGGGAACCTCTTCTCCGGGAAGACGACCCTCATGAACGCCCTCGCCGCGCCGCCGTACCGGCGCGACCTGCAGCAGCTGATCGGGCACAGCGACACCTACGCCTTCTCCGAACGCGTGGACAAGGGCTCGCTCGTCGATGAATGCCTCGCGCTCTTCTACCAGGACCGCGTCGCGAACATCTTCCCCACCGAGACGGCCTTCCTGCACATGCGCACTTTGCAGCAGCGCGAGATCCGCCACCTGATGACGCGCGAGCAGCGCGGCGGCGGCGTGCTGATCCTCGAGGACCGCCCGTTCCTCGACGGGCCGGAAGTCTTCGTCAAGCGCATGATCGACGCGGGCGAGATGCCGGCCGCGCACGCGAAGCTCTACTACACGCAGCTGCACCAGACGATGCAGCACGACCGCATCCGCCTCCCCGACCTCACCGTCTACCTCCGCACCGAGCCGGCGCTCCTCGACAAGCGGCGCCTCACACGCGCCGCGGCGGGCGACGAATACGCGGCGGGAATCAGCCGCCAGTACCTCGAGGAAATCCACGCGGGTTACGAGCACCTCTCGGCCACGTGGCGCCGCACCCTGCGCAAGTACCAGGAGATCGCCATCGTCCCGCCCGACGCCGACATCGTGATTCTCCCGGCCGAGATCGACATGTACGAGCATCCCGATTACGTGCACGTCGCGGCCGGGACCATTCGCGAAAAGGTGCGCCGCATGATCGCCGCGCGGGAACTGGAACCATGAGCGCCACTACCGGCGCCAATAACGCGCCCGCCAACACAACGGCGCGCCGCGTCCTGGACGTCGCCGAAGACCCGAGCATCAAGCGCCACGAGATCGCGAGCCGCCTCACCAACGTCGAGCGGCGCCTCCTCACCTACCTGTCGCGCCACCAGACGCTGATCGCCTGCGTCGGCAACATCGGGGCGGGGAAGAGCTCGCTGGTGAAGCTGCTGGCCTACAGCACCGGAATGAACGCGCTCTTCGAACTTCCCGACGAGGGATTCGAGGACCACGTCCACAACAACGCCTCGCTCTACCCGCTCCTCGCCACCGCCAAGCACTCGGCCAAGCGCACCCTCGGCCGCTACTACGGCGCGATCAATGATTTCATTGCGACGCAGCAGGACGCGCCCAATGATGCGGCGGCGCTCGCGTCGGCGCGCAAGCACCTGCACCAGGCAGCGCTCGACATCCAGCACGCCTATCTCGACCTGCGCAAGATGCAGCTGCAGGCGATGCCGCACCTGCAGTCGAGCACGTGCATCGACGGCTCGCCGCTCGCCGACCGCTACGCGTTCTGCGAAGTGCTCCATCGCGACATGGACGAGCCGTATCTCACGGCCGAGTCGCTGCAGGTGATCGACAAACGGCTCGAGGAGGAGTTCCGGCCGCTCGTGCGTCCGGGGCTGCTCGTGATCCTCAAGAGTCCGGTGGAGAACCTGCTGCGCAACATCCGCGACCGGCAGCGCGACGAGGAGCACCCCGGCGACGATCTCCCCGAGGGGCTCGTGCGCCTGGTGCGCGCGCTCAACCCGCGCTACGACGCTTTCGTGGGCAACCTGCGCGCCGACGGCTGGTACGACGGCCCGGTGCTCGAGATCGACGTGAGCCGCATCGACTTCGTGTCGAACGTGCGGCACCTGATCGCCGTCTACGAGGGAATAGAGCGGCTGATCGTGCCCAAGGAGTTCCGCGGCTAGTCCCGTCCCCTCAAGCGCGAACGGCGCGAGGACACCCCGCGCCGGTCGCGCGCCCCCCTTACCGTGGGCGCTTCGCGGAAAGCCGCTCGAGCACCGCGCCGAGCTGCCGGATCTCCTCGCCGTAACGCGCCCAGTCGCCCTGCCGCTGCGCGTCCAGCGCCGCCTGGTACCGACGCTGTGCCTCGGCAATCGCCGACTTCGTGGCTTCGTCGACGCCACCCGCCGTCGGCGCCGCGCTGGCGGCGGCTTCGGCCATGGCCGCGGCGCCCATGCCTCGCGACGTGCCCACCGCGCCGCCGAACATGTCGGAGAGCGCCGCCTCGAGCGTCTCGCGCATGATCACCTGGTTCTGGTACGCCACCACCACGCGCTTCAGCTCGGGGATCATCCCGCCCTCGGCCTGCAGGTACATCGGCTGCACGTACAGCAGCGCCTTCTCGATGGGGATCACCAGCAGGTCGCCGCGGATCACCTGCGAGCCGCGCTGGTCCCACAGCGAGACCTGCCGCGAGATCTCGGTGTCCTGGTTGATGCGGTTCTCGATCTGTCGCGGGCCGAAGACGAGCGTCTGCCGCGGGAAGCGATAGACGCGCAGCTTCCCGTAGGAGGCGCCGTCGTTCCGCGCCACCATCCACGCGGCCAGGTTGTCCTTGCCGCGCGGCGTGAACGGCGCCATGTAGATGAACTCTTCGGCCTTCTCGTCCGGCAGCCGCATCACGATGTGGCGCATGAACGGCACCGGCTGGTCCTTGGTCGCCTCCACCGGCACCTGCCACTCGTCCTCGCGATTGTAGAACGTGGCCGGCGTGTTCATATGGTAGGTGACGTACCGGGCGGTCTGCGCGCGGAAGAGATCGTCGGGATACCGGATGTGCGCACGCAGGTCGGCCGGCATTCGGTCGATGGGCTGGAAGACGCCGGGGTAGATCTTCGCCCACGTCCGGATCAACGGATCGGCAGGATCGGCGACGTACGGCGTCATCGCGCCGTTGTAGGCGTCGATGACGATCTTGACGCTGTTGCGGATGTATGACGTGCCGTCGGCCGCGCGGAACGAATATGGATACCGCGTGGACACCGTGTACGCGTCCTGGATCCACTGCAGCGTCCCATTCTCGGCGACCACCAGATACGGATCGCGGTCGAGGCGCAGGAACGGGAAGGCCAGCTTGGCGCGCGCGACGATGTTCCGGTTGAAGAGGATGCGGCTCGCGCTGCCGATGTCGCCCGACAGCAGGATCTTGAGCGAGCCGAAGTTGGCGGCCAGCACCAGCCGCCGCAGGAAGTTCCCCGCCGCGACACCGCCCGTGCCATCATAGGTGCGGTAAATGTTCTCGTCGCCCGCGGGATAGTCGAACTCCTTCTGCTTCGTCTTCACGATCGCAAAGGCGTCGGTCAGTTCGCCGAAGTAGATCTGCGGCCGGCTGACCTTGATGGATCCCGTGGTCGCCGGCGGCAGGTCCTTCACGAACAGCACCGGAAGTCCCTCCTGCGTCACCTGGTTCACGGGGCTCATCGTGAGTCCCATGCCGTGGGTGAACGTGAGGTGCTCGTTGATGAAGGTGCGCGTCGGCAGCGACGTCACGTTCAGCTCACGCGGGGAGAGCAGGACCTGCCGGTAGCGCCCGTCAATCCAGTAGCGGTCGTCGTCGACCGAGATGAAGTCGTAGTAGGTGCGGATTTCCTGCAACTGGCCGAAGGTGCGCAGCAGCGGCTCGCGGTCCCAGAGCCGCACGTTGTCGATGGTCGGCGCGTTGGCGCGAATGCTGGCGAGTGTCAGGTCGCCCGCCTCGCCGCCGAGGTCGCGCACCTCGACGCTGTCGATACCCCACGCGCGCCGCGTCGCCGCGATGTGACTGGCCAGGTATGGCTCTTCGCGGGTCAGTTCGGTGGGGGCCACGACGAACTTCTGGATCAGCGCGGGCGCGATCGCCCGCCCGAGCAGCGAGAGCGCGAAGTAGCCAACCAGCGCCAGCACCGCATTGAAGCCCAGTTGGTGGCGCAGGCCACCCATGACGACCATCGCGGCGGCCACCAGCGCGCCAAACGCCAGCAGGCGGAGCGCCGGCAGCGTCGCGTGCAGGTCGGTGTAGCTCGCGCCGACGAGCGGCCCGGTAGTGGAGAAGAGCACGCCAGCGGCGTCCACGAACCAGAGCTGCAGCGCCCAAAGCACGAACATTGCCGCCAGCACGATCGCGAGATGCATCCCGGCATCGGGTTCGATGCGGAGCCGGCGCGGGGAGATCTCAATCTCGCCGCGCAGGAAGTACACCACGGTGATCATGACGAGCGTCAGGACCGTCAGGCTCGTGAGCACCGCGAGCACCGACGCCAGGGCCGGCAGCGTGAAGACGTAATACGCGACATCCCGGCCGAAGACCGGATCGGTCACGCCGAAGGGCGTCTGGTAGAGCGCCTGCAGCACCACGTCCCAGAGCGCGTTCGCGCCGGCGCCAATCAGCAGGCCGACGGCAATGGCGATCGGGCGGGCCAGCCGGTGCAGCAGCCCCCCGAGGTTGAACGATGAAATGTCCACGCCGGTGCGCTGCATCACGCGCACCGCGTCGGGCGCATCGCCGCGGGTGGCGATGGCCAGGTTGAGATGCACCAGGCCGCCGCTGGCGAAGGCCACCGTGAGGAAGAGCAAGAGC
This region of Gemmatimonadaceae bacterium genomic DNA includes:
- a CDS encoding integron integrase, whose translation is MPAPRLLDVMMERLALRHASPRTVTAYTDWVRRYVRFHRGRHPRQMGEAELTAFLSYLATERRVAASTQNQALAALLFLYREVIGVTVGWLDTMVRAERPARVPTVLSRDEAQLVLEAMGGVPQLVAMVLYGAGLRLSEACALRLKDVDLDRRELVVRQGKGGRDRLTLLPESLIEPLAVQMERVRVLHRRDLAAGRGHVMLPTAHARKSPSAVRDARWQWVFPASRFYRDPATSHWVRHHVHPTVIQRAVADAVRIAALNKRVGCHTFRHSFATHLIEAGYDIRTVQELLGHRDVKTTMIYTHVLNRGGRGVRSPLDTLIPGAVGARDGVSPHAARPSTHAMQTPPVSLTHRRLIAGRAYNINWRKDLRR
- a CDS encoding pyridoxamine 5'-phosphate oxidase family protein, producing the protein MPDATDRATLHQHRERGVPDDAPAILAAGIVAHVGIADDQGPVVIPMTYQYDPATPDTLYLHGAHNSRLMQAVASGAPVCVTVTLVDGLVYSKTALNHSVNYRSVVAFCHAAATQPDEARKRAVLDAMIGRYWPGRGPGAGYAPAPDAHLDATAFVALHIDAMSAKTRTGGSKGPDDDDPAVPGTAGVTALRIGY
- a CDS encoding glutamine--tRNA ligase/YqeY domain fusion protein codes for the protein MSTDSPKRDFIRDMVAADQASDKFGRQICTRFPPEPNGFPHIGHAKSICLNFGLAREFGGRIHLRFDDTNPFTEDIKYVEAIKKDIRWLGFEWDAEYYASDYFEQLYDIAVRLIEKGKAYVDSETEDEVREHRGTVTTPGTPSKYRDRSVAENLDLLARMKAGEFADGAHVLRARIDLAHHNMIMRDPILMRIAHASHYRRGDAWCIYPLYDFAHGLSDAIEGITHSLCTLEFKDNKEIYDWLVTEAGFEKPPEQTEFARLVLDYTVVSKRKLLRLVNDGHVSGWDDPRLHTLSGIRRRGVTPEAIRAFCDSVGIARKPARTEMSAYEYHVRNDLNMRVPRVLCVTNPLKVVITNYPEGDVDALDASYYPHDVPLTGSRKIPFARELYIERDDFMEAPPKKFFRLAPGREVRLRYGYFITCQDVIKDAAGNIVELHCTYDPATRGGNAPDGRKVQGTIHWVSAAHAIDCELRLYDTLFTVPDPDGLPEGQDFTSVLNPNSLIVVKGAKVEPSVAADPIGTRYQFERTGYFISDEDSKPGALVFNRTVTLRDSWAKEAAKS
- a CDS encoding deoxynucleoside kinase, producing the protein MNFHIGIMGNLFSGKTTLMNALAAPPYRRDLQQLIGHSDTYAFSERVDKGSLVDECLALFYQDRVANIFPTETAFLHMRTLQQREIRHLMTREQRGGGVLILEDRPFLDGPEVFVKRMIDAGEMPAAHAKLYYTQLHQTMQHDRIRLPDLTVYLRTEPALLDKRRLTRAAAGDEYAAGISRQYLEEIHAGYEHLSATWRRTLRKYQEIAIVPPDADIVILPAEIDMYEHPDYVHVAAGTIREKVRRMIAARELEP
- a CDS encoding deoxynucleoside kinase; translation: MSATTGANNAPANTTARRVLDVAEDPSIKRHEIASRLTNVERRLLTYLSRHQTLIACVGNIGAGKSSLVKLLAYSTGMNALFELPDEGFEDHVHNNASLYPLLATAKHSAKRTLGRYYGAINDFIATQQDAPNDAAALASARKHLHQAALDIQHAYLDLRKMQLQAMPHLQSSTCIDGSPLADRYAFCEVLHRDMDEPYLTAESLQVIDKRLEEEFRPLVRPGLLVILKSPVENLLRNIRDRQRDEEHPGDDLPEGLVRLVRALNPRYDAFVGNLRADGWYDGPVLEIDVSRIDFVSNVRHLIAVYEGIERLIVPKEFRG
- a CDS encoding UPF0182 family protein codes for the protein MARRVTPILLIALLAFFALVLLPQATGMLVDYWWFRELGFNVLFTRTLLTKLLLFLTVAFASGGLVHLNLAIATRGDAPDAVRVMQRTGVDISSFNLGGLLHRLARPIAIAVGLLIGAGANALWDVVLQALYQTPFGVTDPVFGRDVAYYVFTLPALASVLAVLTSLTVLTLVMITVVYFLRGEIEISPRRLRIEPDAGMHLAIVLAAMFVLWALQLWFVDAAGVLFSTTGPLVGASYTDLHATLPALRLLAFGALVAAAMVVMGGLRHQLGFNAVLALVGYFALSLLGRAIAPALIQKFVVAPTELTREEPYLASHIAATRRAWGIDSVEVRDLGGEAGDLTLASIRANAPTIDNVRLWDREPLLRTFGQLQEIRTYYDFISVDDDRYWIDGRYRQVLLSPRELNVTSLPTRTFINEHLTFTHGMGLTMSPVNQVTQEGLPVLFVKDLPPATTGSIKVSRPQIYFGELTDAFAIVKTKQKEFDYPAGDENIYRTYDGTGGVAAGNFLRRLVLAANFGSLKILLSGDIGSASRILFNRNIVARAKLAFPFLRLDRDPYLVVAENGTLQWIQDAYTVSTRYPYSFRAADGTSYIRNSVKIVIDAYNGAMTPYVADPADPLIRTWAKIYPGVFQPIDRMPADLRAHIRYPDDLFRAQTARYVTYHMNTPATFYNREDEWQVPVEATKDQPVPFMRHIVMRLPDEKAEEFIYMAPFTPRGKDNLAAWMVARNDGASYGKLRVYRFPRQTLVFGPRQIENRINQDTEISRQVSLWDQRGSQVIRGDLLVIPIEKALLYVQPMYLQAEGGMIPELKRVVVAYQNQVIMRETLEAALSDMFGGAVGTSRGMGAAAMAEAAASAAPTAGGVDEATKSAIAEAQRRYQAALDAQRQGDWARYGEEIRQLGAVLERLSAKRPR